In Acidobacteriota bacterium, the genomic window ATCGCATCGTTCCACATCTGCACCTGATGGTAGAGGTTGGCCAGACGGACCATCGACGCCACGTCCTGCGGGTTGTCCTGGACCCGCTGCTTGAGAGCGTTCATCTCCGCGACCATCGGAGCGGCTCCATCGGCCGGCGCCGCGGCTCCGGTCTCGGTCCTCGCACGAGGACCGGCGGGGCCTTCGACGACTTCTCCGGCGCCTTGACCGCCAACGATCGGGTCGCGCCCGACGGCATTCATCGTAATGGCCGCGATCAGAATCCCGAGGACAACGCCCCCGACCAGAAACCAGACGTTCTCTCGCTGCATGGTGTTTGACCTCTCCCTGATCGATTCCAATCGGAGGCTAGCGGAGGCCTGTCGTCCCGTCAACAGAGACACAGGATCCCCATGCTAGACTTTTCACGGTGATGGCCCAAGCCAACCTCTACGGTCGAGATCGAGCCTCGCTCCGGGAGTGGCTGACACGCTTCGACGCGCCACCCTTTCATGCGGATCAACTCTACCGCTGGTGGTATGCCCGTCGCCGCTTCGATCCCGACGACTGGACCGACCTCCCCGTGGCCCTCCGGCACCAGATCGCCGAGGAGGCGGTCGTTGACCCGGGAACACTCGCGGAGAGTGCACGGGCGGATGACGGAACCGTCAAGTATCTCGTCACGCTGGGCGACGGGCGATCCGTCGAGTCGGTTTACATGGAGCAGGACGGGCGGGTGACGCTCTGCATCAGCAGTCAGGTGGGTTGTGCCCTCGACTGCGATTTTTGCCTGACCGCTCGGATGGGTTT contains:
- a CDS encoding tetratricopeptide repeat protein; protein product: MQRENVWFLVGGVVLGILIAAITMNAVGRDPIVGGQGAGEVVEGPAGPRARTETGAAAPADGAAPMVAEMNALKQRVQDNPQDVASMVRLANLYHQVQMWNDAIPFYEMALEIQTDDPDLMSDLGICFRSVQRPDDALQLFERAHKLHPDHWQSLFNIVVVAGFDLQQFERADEALAQLEAFDPRPPQLDSLRDELNKARAASSAG